ATCAATGGACGACGGTTTCCGTGGTGAATTATTTTTGGTTACACCAACCGGCTTGCTTCACCCGATCGTGTAAAGGCGAGGGTGACCGTCCTGCGTTAAGTGATGATGGCTGTAGGGTCCCTCGCGGCAGGGCAGCCCGAACGGCTGATCGTCTTTACCGCCGCCGGTTTGCTCATGACTTCGACCGGAGTTACCGCGCCCGTCCCGGGTCGATCGGTGATTCCGAAGGAAAGAAGAGAATTGGACTTCGACGCACTGGCCGCTGAGCTGCGAAATCTCCGGGAAAGCGTAGCGGGGGTGACCGGCACGGTGCTCGCCGCGGTCGACGGGATACCGATCATCGCCGACGCGGACGACTACCTCGATCCGGCGAAGATCTCCGCGCTCGCCGCCGCCGATCTCGGGATCGCGCGCCAGGCCGCCGAAATGACGGGCAAGGGCACGCTCAGCCAGACCGTCGTGTTCGGCAGCGACGGCTACATGGCCGTCTACGCCGTGGGGCGGCTGGCGCTGATGGTCGTCCTGGGGGACAAGGGCCTGAACGTCGGGCGCCTGCTCTTCGAGTCCCGGCCCGTCATCGAGCGGATCGGCACGATTCTGGCCGCGTAGCAGCAAGTTCAACGGAAGGAACGGCATGATGATGAACATCGACACCGCGCTCAAGGAAGCCATGTCGATCGCCGGCGCCGTCGGCGTCGCGCTGGTCGACTACGAAAGCGGGATGTCGCTCGGCACCAGCGGTGGTGGCGAGTGGCTCGACCTGGAGGTCGCCGCCGCCGGCAACACCGAGGTCGTGCGGGCGAAGCTGCGGGTGATGTCGTCGCTCGCGCTGAACGACAGCATCGAGGACATCCTGATCACGCTGCACCGCCAGTACCACCTGATCCGGTTGATCAACACCTCGCGCAACTCGCTGTTCCTGTACCTGGTGCTGGACCGGGAGCGGGCGAACCTCGCGCTGGCCCGGCACTACCTCAAACGCATCGAAGCCGACCTGCAGGTGTAACCCCGGAGGAGGAGAGGGCGATGACCGGAGGCGGCTCCCGCGCCGCACTCGTCATCGGCACGACGTTGATGCACGACCTCGGCTCGTTGTTCCCGGTGGCGATGAACCTCGCCGGCGACGAACTCGCGTTCACCTTCGTGTCGTCCTGCCCTTCGCCCGATGCCGTCGAGGAGTGGGTGCGGCTGCGGTCGGGTGCCGTCGTGGCCGACCGTGTGCTGCGCTTCTCCGTCGACGCGGACGGCAGGCGGATCCGCGTCGAGCTCGCCGGGACGCCGGTCCGGGCCGTGGTCGTGCTCGCGGCCGACGTCACGGCGGCGGCGGTGAACGCCCCGCGCCTCGGGCGCTGGCAGGACCAGATGCCCTGCACGCTGAAGGTCGCGCTGGACGAGCTCGCCCGCGTGCTTTCGCGCTCCCACCACCGGGCCGGCGGCGCCGAGCCGCTGATCGACCTGGACCTCGCGTACCGGCCGGACCGCGACTACGAGGTCCGGCTGTCCGGGGCGCACGAACGGGTGCGCCCGTTCATCGCGCCGGTCCGCCCGGTGCTCGCGATGCGCTGGCGGTCGACGACCTCGGCGCAGCGCAAGGCGATCCTCGACGAGCTCCCGGACGGCGCGCCCGCCCGCGGCTGGCTCCGCCGCCGGCGCACCGTCCGGATCATGGGGCTGGAGATGGAAGTCTCGTCCTGACCCCGCCGGTGCGCCCGTCCCGAGAGCGGTGCTGTCGAGGCGCAGACCTTCGGCGAGTGGGGACCTTCGGCCCGCGCCGCGTCCGCCGCGCGGGCCGGAGGTCCCGGCCGATAGGGCCGAAAGGCGCCTTCCGGTGCCGGCCGCGGATCCGTACCGTCGAGTCCCGATGCGACCCGGCCGGAGGTGGCCGGTGCCCGTCCCGGCGCGACGCGGCCCCCGGGGACCGTGTTCGTCCCGATGTGCCACCACGCGGTGACCGGCTCCGGTCCCGGCGTGCCACCTCCCGCCGCGGCCGCCGTGCGTGCCGACACGATGGAGGATGATCCCGCTGCTGACCGGTATCGACCGTGACCACCACCTGCGGAACGGCCTGATCGGCTACCTGGCGGCGGTGGGTGCCGCGGTCGACGTGGGGGAAGAGTCCTGCACCGTGGATCCCGGCGACCCCGCTTCGGCGTACGTCGCCCTCGATGTGCGGTTGCGCCGGCATCCCGGCCGCGACATGGCGCTGGTGTGGGACGAGCGCCACGGCTGGGCGTTCGCGATGGAGACGCATTCCGGCGAGGACCTGCTGGTGCTCTCCTACCTGGGCGACGAGCTCGTGCCCGCGCCGTCCCGCGTCCGCGCTTTCGTGACGGCGGTCCGGTCCGCGGGCGGCGCGTCCGGCGAGCCCGTTCCGCCGGACCTGAGCGGAGACCGCGGGGATCTGCTCGCCCTGCTCGGCCGCCATCGTCGCGTCCGGTGGGCGGCGACGGTCCCGTTCCGGCCCCACGCCTGGTGAAACAATTCCGTCCTGGCCACCGGGGCGGCGGGAATTGTTCTTCGAACACGTGGACACAATGGTTTCCGATCCGTTTCCGGGTAACCCGCGGACAGTAGTGTCCTGGCCCGGTCCCGGTGAGACACATCTGGCCGTCAACCTGCTGTGTCACGGCGGTTTCGCGCTCCGGAGCCGTCGATCCGGCGGTGCCGGGCGGGTGCCGCGAGCGGAGTGCGTCAATTACTCCGAACGGGTGCAATCAATTCGGTGAGTAATAGCCGGATCGGGCGCGGTCGAGTACGCTACCGGCGTTCTGCGGGAATTCCGGGGAAAAACACGATCATCGCGACGAGCGATCGACGACGGCTTCAGGAGGCTTCGTGCACAGGACGACTCCGGCCGCCGGATCCGCGCCGGAAGGTGCGCCGGAGGCCGGCTTCCGGCACCAGGGGTGCCTCTACGGCAGCGACGCCGAGTTCCTCGCGATGGCCGTCCCGTTCGCGCAGGAGGGGTTGCGCCGGGGTGAGCCGGTGCTGGTCACCACGACCGCGGCCAACCTCGGGCTGCTGCAGGCCGCGGTGGGCGCCGACACCGACCGGATCGCGTTCGCCGAATCGGCCTACATCGGCCGCCGGCCGGCGAAGCTGGCCGACGCCCTGCACCGCTACTGGAACCGGCACCGCGCCACCGCGCCGACCGGTGCCGTCCGCGTTCTCGCCGAGCCCGCCCGGGCGGGCAGCCCCGGCGAGGAAGCGGCGTGGCAGCGCGCCGAAGCGGAGTTCAACGTGTCCCTGGCGGGCACCCACATCTGGATGATCTGCCCGTACGACACCCGGACCCTCGACGCCGGCGCGGTCGAGCACGCCCGGCGTGCCCACCCGGAATGCGTCGTGGACGGGGAGATCCGGCCGTCCGGCGAGTTCACCGCACCCGGGGAAGCCGGCGGATCCGGCGAGCCCGCACCGCCGGGCTCCGCGGCCGACCTCTTCCGCTTCGAGGGCGATCTGGTCGCCGTCCGGCGGCACGTGCTCGAGCGGGCGAGCGCCCTGCTCCGATCCGAGAACACGGTGACGCTGTTCGGTGTCGCCGTCGGCGAGGCGATCGCGTACCTGCTCGAGCACGGCATCGACCGGGCGGCCGTCTGGGTGCGGCCGGCGGCCGGCCGGGTGGTGTGCACGCTGCACAGCGACCGGCCGGTCGACGGCCCGGCGTTCTAC
The window above is part of the Amycolatopsis camponoti genome. Proteins encoded here:
- a CDS encoding roadblock/LC7 domain-containing protein, with the translated sequence MDFDALAAELRNLRESVAGVTGTVLAAVDGIPIIADADDYLDPAKISALAAADLGIARQAAEMTGKGTLSQTVVFGSDGYMAVYAVGRLALMVVLGDKGLNVGRLLFESRPVIERIGTILAA
- a CDS encoding MEDS domain-containing protein; amino-acid sequence: MHRTTPAAGSAPEGAPEAGFRHQGCLYGSDAEFLAMAVPFAQEGLRRGEPVLVTTTAANLGLLQAAVGADTDRIAFAESAYIGRRPAKLADALHRYWNRHRATAPTGAVRVLAEPARAGSPGEEAAWQRAEAEFNVSLAGTHIWMICPYDTRTLDAGAVEHARRAHPECVVDGEIRPSGEFTAPGEAGGSGEPAPPGSAADLFRFEGDLVAVRRHVLERASALLRSENTVTLFGVAVGEAIAYLLEHGIDRAAVWVRPAAGRVVCTLHSDRPVDGPAFYGLRPAGTGLWMSDRICEWLDVSSDAAGCTIELAMTAGSQDGA
- a CDS encoding DUF6292 family protein, giving the protein MIPLLTGIDRDHHLRNGLIGYLAAVGAAVDVGEESCTVDPGDPASAYVALDVRLRRHPGRDMALVWDERHGWAFAMETHSGEDLLVLSYLGDELVPAPSRVRAFVTAVRSAGGASGEPVPPDLSGDRGDLLALLGRHRRVRWAATVPFRPHAW